A genome region from Chiroxiphia lanceolata isolate bChiLan1 chromosome 5, bChiLan1.pri, whole genome shotgun sequence includes the following:
- the KCTD17 gene encoding BTB/POZ domain-containing protein KCTD17 isoform X1 codes for MRMEGREEMQGAVGLRCTWDIPPPSGTQAKWVRLNVGGTVFLTTRQTLCREQKSFLCRLCQGEELQSDRDETGAYLIDRDPTYFGPILNFLRHGKLVLDKDMAEEGILEEAEFYNIGPLIRIIKDRMEEKDYTVTQVPPKHVYRVLQCQEEELTQMVSTMSDGWRFEQLVNIGSSYNYGNEDQTEFLCVVSKELYNSPSGLSSEPSHKAKSTEEDLEEEEQEVEEEAEAEAEAEAEEKGAANP; via the exons atgaggatggagggcagggaggagatgCAGGGCGCCGTGGGGCTACGCTGTACCTGGGACATCCCGCCACCCTCTGGCACCCAGGCCAAGTGGGTGAGGCTTAATGTGGGGGGCACCGTCTTCCTCACCACCAGGCAGACTCTTTGTCGGGAGCAGAAATCTTTCCTCTGTCGCTTGTGCCAGGGCGAGGAGCTGCAATCGGACCGG GATGAGACTGGTGCATACCTAATAGACCGGGACCCCACTTACTTTGGACCCATCCTGAACTTCCTCCGTCATGGGAAGCTGGTCCTGGATAAAGATATGGCTGAAGAGG GGATCTTAGAAGAAGCTGAGTTCTATAACATTGGTCCTTTGATCCGAATAATCAAGGATCGAATGGAGGAGAAGGACTACACAGTCACTCAG GTGCCTCCTAAGCATGTCTACCGTGTGCTACAGTGCCAGGAAGAGGAGCTCACTCAGATGGTTTCCACTATGTCAGATGGATGGCGCTTTGAACAG CTTGTGAACATTGGCTCGTCCTATAATTATGGGAATGAGGATCAGACAGAGTTCTTGTGTGTGGTCTCCAAAGAGTTGTACAACTCCCCCAGTGGCCTAAGCTCTGAGCCCAGCCACAAAGCCAAG AGCACAGAGGAGGacctggaggaggaagagcaggaggtggaggaggaggcagaggcagaggcagaagcagaagcagaggagaaaggtgCAGCAAATCCTTGa
- the KCTD17 gene encoding BTB/POZ domain-containing protein KCTD17 isoform X2 — protein sequence MAEEGILEEAEFYNIGPLIRIIKDRMEEKDYTVTQVPPKHVYRVLQCQEEELTQMVSTMSDGWRFEQLVNIGSSYNYGNEDQTEFLCVVSKELYNSPSGLSSEPSHKAKTVHLFGIALNSLPADPPFCSPPCPSQHCHLPPTLPHSPASSLQHPSLCSLCLPGLRVVSAQGPVSLCSSLFLLCRYVTCLHSQLLPA from the exons ATGGCTGAAGAGG GGATCTTAGAAGAAGCTGAGTTCTATAACATTGGTCCTTTGATCCGAATAATCAAGGATCGAATGGAGGAGAAGGACTACACAGTCACTCAG GTGCCTCCTAAGCATGTCTACCGTGTGCTACAGTGCCAGGAAGAGGAGCTCACTCAGATGGTTTCCACTATGTCAGATGGATGGCGCTTTGAACAG CTTGTGAACATTGGCTCGTCCTATAATTATGGGAATGAGGATCAGACAGAGTTCTTGTGTGTGGTCTCCAAAGAGTTGTACAACTCCCCCAGTGGCCTAAGCTCTGAGCCCAGCCACAAAGCCAAG acCGTCCATCTATTCGGGATTGCGCTAAACTCTCTTCCTGCGGACCCTCCCTTCTGCTCCCCTCCGTGTCCATCCCAGCACTGTCATCTACCTCCCACATTGCCCCACTCGCCAGCCTCCAGCCTCCAgcatccttccctctgctctctttGTCTCCCAGGGCTCAGAGTGGTCTCTGCCCAGGGtcctgtctctctctgctcctcacttttcctcctctgcaggtATGTTACCTGTCTgcactcccagctcctgccagcctgA